A single region of the Vicia villosa cultivar HV-30 ecotype Madison, WI linkage group LG4, Vvil1.0, whole genome shotgun sequence genome encodes:
- the LOC131596760 gene encoding uncharacterized protein LOC131596760: protein MANGGFPFQMPMLTKNNYDNWSIKMKALLGSQDVWDVVEKGFKEQDEASLSQGAKDTLKESRKRDKKALFLIYQSVDEDTFEKISNATTAKEAWDKLQTCNKGVEQVKKIRLQTLRGDFERLFMEESESISDYFSRVLAVVNKLKRNGEDVDDVKVMEKILCTLNPSFDFIVTNIEENKDLNTMTIEQLMGSLQAYEEKQKRKTKQKEAIEQLLQLNIKEANYVNYKSQRGRGRGQDRGRGRGRGGEGRGGYNNYSNNFNNGERSWNP from the coding sequence ATGGCAAATGGAGGTTTCCCTTTTCAAATGCCGATGCTCACAAAGAACAACTATGATAATTGGAGTATCAAGATGAAGGCGCTACTAGGATCTCAAGATGTGTGGGATGTCGTTGAGAAAGGCTTCAAGGAGCAAGATGAAGCCTCACTAAGTCAAGGTGCAAAAGATACATTGAAGGAgtcaagaaagagagacaagaaaGCTCTCTTCCTCATTTATCAATCGGTGGATGAAGATACTTTTGAGAAGATATCCAACGCAACGACGGCCAAAGAAGCGTGGGACAAGCTTCAAACTTGCAACAAAGGAGTTGAGCAGGTAAAAAAGATTCGTCTTCAAACTCTTAGAGGTGACTTTGAACGTTTGTTTATGGAGGAGTCCGAGTCAATTTCTGATTATTTTTCTCGAGTATTGGCCGTAGTCAATAAActtaaaagaaatggtgaagatgttgatgatgtGAAAGTCATGGAGAAAATACTTTGCACTTTAAATCCAAGTTTTGACTTCATTGTtaccaacattgaagaaaacaagGATTTAAATACCATGACCATAGAGCAACTTATGGGTTCCTTACAAGCAtatgaagaaaaacaaaagagaaaaactaAACAAAAGGAGGCTATAGAGCAACTACTACAACTCAACATAAAGGAAGCAAACTATGTAAACTACAAGAGCCAAAGAGGACGAGGACGTGGCCAAGATCGTGGACGTGGACGAGGACGTGGAGGAGAAGGAAGAGGAGGTTAC